A single genomic interval of Coccidioides posadasii str. Silveira chromosome 1, complete sequence harbors:
- a CDS encoding uncharacterized protein (EggNog:ENOG410PQC1~COG:Q) yields MAAYTGKNVVIIGGTQGIGLATAKLFLSHGAKVVVTGRRREPVAAAKQELGAAALVLQSDITSLDAHADLERLAEQHLGSGEVIDLLFLNVGYANLSPVSEMTEDLFDRHFNTNTRGPIFLAKRMIPHMRPGGAIVFTTSVSVDQGHPGMAVYSASKAAIYSFVQTLAAELARGKDGKEGIRVNCVSPGFVDTPTLGVVDAPKEAVATFADLGRQSTPLARIARPEEVAKAVAFLGFDATFTTGTEFLMDGGLRHLVLAH; encoded by the coding sequence ATGGCCGCGTATACAGGGAAAAATGTTGTCATAATTGGAGGCACCCAAGGCATCGGGCTTGCAACTGCGAAACTCTTCCTGTCCCACGGTGCTAAAGTCGTCGTTACTGGCCGCCGTCGAGAACCTGTGGCTGCCGCGAAGCAGGAGCTCGGTGCTGCCGCCCTCGTTTTGCAATCGGACATAACCTCCCTTGACGCACATGCGGACCTCGAGCGGCTTGCGGAGCAGCACCTCGGCTCCGGAGAAGTCATCGACCTTCTCTTCCTCAACGTCGGCTACGCAAACCTCTCCCCCGTCAGTGAGATGACCGAAGACCTATTCGACAGGCACTTCAACACCAACACCCGAGGTCCCATCTTCCTCGCGAAACGGATGATTCCGCACATGCGGCCCGGCGGGGCCATTGTTTTCACCACCAGCGTCTCCGTGGATCAGGGCCACCCCGGCATGGCGGTTTACTCCGCCTCGAAAGCTGCCATCTATTCCTTTGTGCAGACCCTCGCTGCGGAGCTGGCTAGAGGCAAGGACGGCAAGGAGGGTATCAGGGTGAACTGCGTCAGCCCGGGATTCGTCGACACGCCGACACTCGGCGTCGTCGATGCTCCTAAGGAAGCTGTTGCGACCTTTGCGGACCTGGGACGACAGTCGACTCCCTTAGCAAGGATCGCAAGGCCGGAGGAGGTCGCCAAGGCGGTAGCTTTCTTGGGATTCGATGCCACCTTTACAACCGGCACAGAATTTCTGATGGACGGTGGTTTGAGGCATTTAGTTCTAGCTCATTAG
- a CDS encoding uncharacterized protein (EggNog:ENOG410PV62~COG:S~TransMembrane:6 (i82-102o152-172i184-207o219-238i279-298o304-321i)), producing the protein MSFEKSFITFDQPPPSSTTDRPPGDVERRVSKALGATDELPAISAYSSFTAVDDLESVSDFSIRTRAARYFQEQVDTERSDLLLIACSFISGVIDSAAFNAWGSFASMQTGMVFLPKIRHLFIPPQHRKVHGNVVFLALGVSGQPPEPQFRWAKSLIAIATFISAVLFFTHASRLLGPLRRSTLLASFMLQTGSILASSILVETGIIDSEISSSIHGVHWLQMVPIALLAFQAAGQIVTSRMVQVEEIPTVVLTTVLADLFIDPRVLAKTNLVRNRRGATVLALFGGAMLSGALTKAVDLSCSLWLAAGIKGVITICWALWRPKANVAGSRRCWP; encoded by the exons ATGTCTTTCGAAAAAAGCTTTATTACCTTTGACCAACCTCCGCCATCCTCAACCACGGACAGGCCGCCTGGAGATGTTGAGCGTCGTGTGTCAAAAGCCCTTGGGGCCACAGACGAACTGCCTGCAATCTCTGCCTATTCTTCCTTTACTGCAGTTGACGATTTGGAGTCCGTATCGGATTTCTCGATAAGAACAAGAGCCGCACGATACTTCCAGGAGCAAGTCGATACCGAAAGAAGCGATCTTCTCCTTATTGCTTGCTCGTTTATCTCCGGGGTAATTGACAGCGCAGCCTTCAATGCTTGGGGAAGCTTTGCCAGCATGCAGACTGGTATGGTCTTCCTCCCCAAGATCCGTCATTTATTCATTCCTCCACAACATCGGAAGGTGCATG GGAATGTCGTGTTTCTCGCCCTCGGAGTATCTGGACAGCCACCCGAACCGCAATTTCGATGGGCTAAATCGCTCATCGCAATCGCAACGTTCATATCCGCAGTCCTATTCTTCACGCATGCCTCGAGACTCCTCGGTCCGCTTCGCCGCTCGACCCTCCTCGCATCCTTCATGCTTCAGACCGGCAGCATACTAGCATCCAGCATCCTCGTGGAGACGGGGATAATCGACTCCGAGATCTCATCCTCAATCCATGGCGTCCACTGGCTTCAAATGGTCCCGATTGCCCTCCTCGCGTTCCAGGCTGCCGGCCAAATCGTGACGTCGCGCATGGTGCAAGTCGAAGAAATACCCACGGTGGTGCTGACGACGGTCCTTGCGGATCTATTTATCGATCCTCGCGTGCTCGCGAAGACGAATCTAGTGCGGAACCGCCGTGGAGCCACGGTGTTGGCGTTGTTCGGCGGTGCGATGCTGTCTGGCGCGCTGACCAAGGCCGTAGATTTGTCCTGTTCATTGTGGTTGGCGGCGGGGATAAAGGGCGTTATAACCATCTGCTGGGCCCTGTGGAGGCCAAAGGCCAATGTGGCTGGGTCCAGGAGGTGCTGGCCTTGA
- a CDS encoding uncharacterized protein (EggNog:ENOG410PHCV~COG:T) codes for MTRVMLFARSCCIQGVRMASTLVGRSGREYLRDKILKHNPKNPDLSVYLARCGNQNFVLKHVSPSIFEQSLELKQEFPETRRLRVHDDDNEAERILIYNHFSDNLLSLVKNNPNMSIAPRKRILWELGQALREFHAKNWIHIDVKPDNVMVDYRYDQDGQLRPERVVLGDLDCSLKLKGGKLLHLPDGIKIGNVMWRSPEAQTGQGIGKPSDVFSYGLVCLYTITGVETLHPDFEQLKRDMIEPELEIMGRLISFFGPVPDELVTHVNNENWGQIMMAISEGTFDGGPVGPGRIEKWEEKDYPNLNSKTKRFLCRMTNLSPLKRATMEELMEDPWWNM; via the exons ATGACTAGAGTTATGTTATTTGCGCGCTCTTGCTGTATTCAAGGTGTGAGAATGGCTTCGACATTAGTCGGCCGCTCTGGTCGAGAGTATCTTCGAGACAAGATCCTCAAGCACAACCCAAAAAATCCGGATCTCAGTGTCTATCTTGCGCG GTGCGGAAACCAAAACTTTGTGCTAAAACACGTATCCCCTTCGATCTTCGAACAATCGCTGGAACTTAAACAAGAGTTCCCAGAAACGCGTCGTCTTCGAGTgcatgatgatgataatgaaGCAGAACGAATCCTTATCTACAACCACTTTAGCGATAATTTGCTTTCTCTTGTGAAGAACAACCCGAACATGTCGATTGCGCCTCGGAAACGGATATTGTGGGAACTTGGGCAGGCGCTAAGGGAGTTTCATGCCAAGAACTGGATACATATTG ACGTCAAGCCTGATAATGTTATGGTTGATTACCGTTACGATCAGGACGGTCAGCTCAGACCAGAAAGGGTTGTGCTAGGTGACCTGGATTGCTCTTTGAAGCTAAAAGGCGGCAAACTTCTTCATCTCCCAGACGGAATCAAAATAGGAAATGTCATGTGGCGCAGCCCCGAAGCGCAAACGGGACAGGGGATTGGCAAACCGTCGGATGTATTCTCTTATGGGCTTGTG TGCCTGTACACCATCACCGGTGTGGAAACCCTGCACCCGGATTTCGAGCAGTTAAAGAGAGATATGATCGAACCTGAACTGGAGATTATGGGTAGATTGATATCTTTTTTTGGGCCGGTCCCAGACGAACTTGTGACTCATGTTAATAATGAGAACTGGGGTCAAATCATGATGGCTATATCAGAAGGGACATTCGATGGAGGCCCAGTCGGGCCTGGGCGTATCGAGAAGTGGGAGGAGAAAGATTACCCCAATCTTAACTCCAAGACAAAAAGATTTCTCTGCAGAATGACAAACCTCAGTCCATTGAAGCGAGCTACTATGGAAGAACTTATGGAAGATCCCTGGTGGAACATGTAA
- the TEF3 gene encoding translational elongation factor EF-1 alpha (EggNog:ENOG410PGET~COG:J~BUSCO:1003at33183) → MPAVDSVNESAQSVTVLEELLKSLSVSKNEAETRAAANNIASLLNGPTDEQALPVKAVESLKKQLANKKDATAREKALDAILAIANHSTVSPAVEPYLLSLLGPTLVAVSDKMTSVKNLAQSAAIAIVKSINPNAVKAALPAIVNSLQNALKWAEKITALQCIESLVETAPVQLSYRVPDLIPVVSESMWDTKPEVKKAAYGTMEKVCGLIVNKDIERFIPELIKCISKPENVPETVHLLGATTFVTDVHEPTLAIMVPLLDRGLAERETAIKRKSAVIVDNMCKLVEDPQIVAAFLPKLMPALNKNFDTLADPEARGKTKQALDTLIRVGDVKDGKIPEVSTAGDIATVSAVLKEILELQHKASIPKFQATIEYIAAIAGQLIDEKVSDVASWTENTLAYLGAIVGEDSAKPIAETLRKRASPGAAEEVEVEEDEEEGEDLCNCTFNLAYGAKILLNQTHLRLKRGQRYGLLGPNGSGKSTLMRAINNEQVEGFPKKDEVKTVFVEHDLDAADTEQTVIGWTQKKLADVGITTPREEIEAKLLEFGFLQEQFENPITSLSGGWKMKLALARAVFESPDILLLDEPTNHLDVKNVAWLEQYLINSPCTSIIVSHDSGFLNNVIQHVIHYERFKLRRYRGNLTEFVKKLPSARSYFDLDASEMEFKFPEPGFLEGVKTKAKAIVRVTNMSFQYPGTSKPQLTDITFQCSLGSRIAVIGPNGAGKSTLVNILTGELIPTSGDIYQHENIRIAYIKQHAFAHIDNHLDKTPSEYIQWRFQTGEDRETMDRANKIVTEEDEKAMDKIYKIEGSSRRIIGIHARRKFKNSYEYECSFTLGENIGQKNEKWTPMMTADNAWIPRTELLATHAKMVAEVDQKEALASGQFRPLIRKEIEAHCANFGLDAELVSHSRMRGLSGGQRVKVVLAACSWQRPHLIVLDEPTNYLDRDSLGALSKALKSFEGGVIIITHSKEFTENLTSEVWAVLDGKMTPSGHNWVQGQGSGPRLTEKDDDEEKFDAMGNKIVGGGKKKKLTSSELRKKKKERMARRKRGEEVFSDEDDF, encoded by the exons ATGCCTGCTGTCGATTCCGTCAACGAGTCCGCCCAGTCGGTCACCGTCCTCGAGGAACTCCTCAAGTCTCTCTCCGTCTCAAAGAACGAGGCTGAGACCAGAGCTGCGGCTAACAATATCGCCTCTCTTCTGAACGGCCCTACAGATGAACAGGCTCTTCCAGTCAA GGCTGTCGAGTCCCTCAAAAAGCAGCTGGCCAACAAGAAAGATGCTACTGCCCGCGAAAAGGCCCTCGATGCCATCTTGGCCATCGCCAACCACTCCACAGTTTCTCCCGCTGTCGAGCCATAcctcctctctctccttGGTCCTACCTTGGTGGCCGTCAGCGACAAGATGACATCTGTCAAGAACCTTGCCCAGAGCGCTGCCATCGCCATCGTCAAGTCCATCAACCCCAACGCCGTCAAGGCTGCTCTTCCTGCCATCGTCAACTCTCTCCAGAACGCTCTCAAGTGGGCTGAGAAGATCACCGCCCTTCAGTGCATCGAGTCTCTCGTCGAGACTGCCCCCGTTCAGCTCTCCTACCGTGTGCCAGACTTGATCCCAGTCGTCTCCGAGTCGATGTGGGATACCAAGCCCGAAGTTAAGAAGGCGGCTTACGGCACGATGGAGAAGGTCTGCGGCCTTATCGTCAACAAGGATATCGAGCGATTCATTCCCGAGCTCATCAAGTGTATCTCCAAGCCAGAGAACGTCCCCGAGACCGTTCACCTGTTGGGTGCCACTACTTTCGTCACTGACGTGCATGAGCCTACTCTTGCTATCATGGTTCCTCTGCTCGATCGTGGTCTCGCTGAGCGTGAGACTGCCATCAAGCGTAAATCCGCCGTCATTGTCGACAACATGTGCAAGCTTGTCGAGGATCCCCAGATCGTCGCTGCTTTCTTGCCCAAGCTCATGCCCGCTCTCAACAAGAACTTCGATACCCTTGCCGATCCCGAGGCTCGTGGAAAGACCAAGCAGGCTCTCGACACCTTGATCCGTGTTGGTGATGTCAAGGATGGCAAGATCCCCGAGGTTTCTACTGCCGGTGATATCGCCACCGTCTCCGCTGTCTTGAAGGAGATCCTCGAGCTTCAGCACAAGGCCTCTATCCCCAAGTTCCAAGCTACTATCGAATACATTGCTGCCATCGCTGGTCAGCTCATTGACGAGAAGGTTTCTGATGTCGCCAGCTGGACTGAGAACACCCTTGCCTACCTCGGTGCCATCGTCGGTGAGGATTCTGCCAAGCCGATCGCCGAGACTCTCCGCAAGCGTGCCTCTCCCGGTGCCGCCGAGGAGGTCGAGGTTGAGGAAGACGAAGAGGAGGGCGAAGACCTCTGCAACTGCACATTCAATTTGGCCTACGGTGCCAAGATCCTCCTTAACCAAACCCACCTCCGCCTCAAGCGCGGCCAGCGCTACGGTCTTCTGGGCCCCAACGGTTCCGGAAAATCCACCCTCATGCGCGCCATCAACAACGAACAGGTTGAGGGTTTCCCCAAGAAGGATGAAGTGAAGACTGTGTTCGTCGAGCACGACCTCGATGCCGCCGACACCGAGCAGACCGTCATTGGCTGGACTCAGAAGAAGCTTGCCGACGTCGGCATCACTACCCCTCGCGAAGAGATCGAGGCCAAGCTGCTCGAGTTCGGTTTCCTCCAAGAGCAATTCGAGAACCCCATCACTTCTCTTTCCGGCGGTTGGAAGATGAAGCTCGCTCTTGCCCGTGCTGTGTTCGAGAGCCCTGACATCCTGCTCCTCGACGAACCCACCAACCATCTCGACGTGAAGAACGTTGCCTGGCTCGAACAGTACCTCATCAACTCGCCTTGCACGTCCATCATCGTCTCTCACGACAGTGGATTCCTGAACAACGTCATCCAGCACGTCATCCACTACGAGCGCTTCAAGCTCCGCCGCTACCGCGGTAACCTCACCGAATTCGTCAAGAAGCTCCCCTCTGCCCGATCTTACTTCGATCTCGATGCCTCCGAGATGGAGTTCAAGTTCCCCGAGCCCGGCTTCCTCGAAGGTGTCAAGACAAAGGCCAAGGCCATCGTCCGTGTGACAAACATGTCGTTCCAATATCCCGGAACGTCCAAGCCCCAACTCACGGACATCACCTTCCAGTGCTCTCTCGGTTCCCGGATTGCCGTCATCGGTCCCAACGGTGCCGGTAAATCCACCCTGGTCAATATCTTGACTGGTGAACTCATCCCAACCTCTGGTGACATTTACCAGCATGAGAACATTCGTATCGCGTACATCAAGCAGCACGCGTTCGCGCATATCGATAACCATTTGGACAAGACCCCCTCCGAATACATCCAATGGCGTTTCCAGACTGGTGAGGACCGTGAAACCATGGACCGAGCCAACAAGATCGTCACGGAAGAGGACGAGAAGGCCATGGAtaagatctacaagatcGAAGGCTCTTCTCGTCGCATCATCGGTATCCACGCGCGCCGCAAGTTCAAGAACTCGTACGAGTACGAATGTTCTTTCACCCTCGGCGAGAACATTGGCcagaagaatgagaaatgGACCCCAATGATGACCGCTGACAACGCCTGGATTCCACGCACGGAACTTCTCGCCACCCACGCCAAGATGGTGGCTGAAGTCGATCAGAAGGAAGCCCTCGCCAGCGGTCAGTTCCGTCCCCTTATCCGCAAGGAAATTGAGGCTCACTGTGCCAATTTCGGTCTCGATGCTGAGCTGGTTTCTCACTCCCGCATGCGCGGTTTGTCCGGCGGTCAGCGTGTCAAGGTCGTCCTTGCTGCCTGCTCTTGGCAGCGTCCTCACTTGATCGTCCTTGACGAGCCGACCAACTACCTGGACCGTGACTCCCTTGGTGCCCTGTCAAAGGCTCTCAAGAGCTTCGAGGGTGgtgtcatcatcatcacccaCTCCAAGGAGTTCACAGAGAACCTCACCAGCGAGGTCTGGGCGGTATTGGACGGAAAGATGACCCCATCCGGTCACAACTGGGTGCAAGGTCAGGGGTCTGGTCCTCGTCTCACCGAGAAAGACGACGATGAGGAGAAGTTCGACGCCATGGGCAACAAGATCGTGGGTGGtggcaagaagaagaagctcacTTCTTCTGAGCTCcgtaagaagaagaaggagagaATGGCTCG ACGCAAGCGTGGCGAGGAAGTTTTCTCCGATGAGGATGACTTTTAA
- a CDS encoding uncharacterized protein (BUSCO:46918at4751~EggNog:ENOG410PFUP~COG:S~BUSCO:1595at33183) has protein sequence MPSPSENSLPPSFDTLYAVCPSSTQPSGYDSLRLTEQECLDTLRSPVAQRIFGHEGLGDASLLADVRNGSVSFTEFVGRNVHALLSGEAESADIVRSRLVHVGYASLLAFLQSNVTGPPLSFRPGDVVLPSGLTSGKQGAEVRSVLRRLRDVMIRGLSVDGEAAYRLTPNVELFCVAKAIFTSEKLFEVRESGQEVPVTALTARMRVNFLHQKMLSENTDTLQIVIYEDLDAIAKRIFGEPSVTTAEQKMRYLLERAAIHTHHGLDSQARADLEHAARENGFEFALTGRLGKRTKFQDRDISQLVVLAKSRPLDTGATSREEKPGSSVAPSGPKNLDLNDDTLLEAISFKRDDGDQKSGEKAMTVQEESALPQSLAELDPSEQPKLDPLDSIVLLALASAITNTNPEDGLTREETLPYATRVLDGGSSNWQVYSQALLVRSRIEGYRSRTVERGVLQLQALVDQVIADTASDSITTEEEQAHTFLPRPDASESAPASERLEYIWMLSFVTRWDLEAELAARWVNLGGLRTALDIYERLQMWAEAALCYAATDREDKAKLIVRRQLFEPSTPGGENDEDERFEGPERSPLPVDAPRLFCILGDVNKDYIMFERAWAVSKQRYARAQRALARYYLGQKPPKYEKAEEAYKLSLKISRLNHAAWFSLGCIQLELEKWRDAVASFTRTVQLEESDAEAWSNLAAALMNIPPPEPAKPAPKAADEEGEPETESIVDEYKPKRDALAALHRAARFKGTDYRIWENILTVGASIPPPQTPFRDVISAQKRIIELHGSKAGEKCIDVPILTALINTLTADYNFDDPDSAIASSSSGNKKKPRPGTFPALICSLIDDSVVPLITHSSELWLLVAKLEKWRGRPSRALAAHEKAWRAMVASCTSAAFQMGDEKKWMDIVRSTETLVKQGYAALGGMDKEAEDGGEETGEMVAKDWRFKARSAVRGILGKGKEIWEGSEGWLRLKGLAEEVAGS, from the coding sequence ATGCCGTCTCCGTCAGAGAATTCTCTTCCACCCTCATTTGATACCCTCTATGCTGTTTGCCCCTCGTCCACGCAGCCATCGGGGTACGATTCTTTGCGCCTGACTGAGCAAGAATGTCTGGATACTCTGAGATCACCGGTGGCGCAGAGGATATTTGGACATGAGGGTCTCGGCGATGCATCACTGCTTGCCGATGTGAGAAATGGAAGCGTCTCTTTTACAGAGTTTGTTGGGAGGAATGTGCATGCGCTTCTTTCCGGAGAGGCTGAGAGTGCGGATATCGTGCGCTCGAGGTTGGTGCATGTCGGATATGCCTCGCTGCTGGCGTTTTTGCAGTCTAATGTTACCGGCCCGCCGTTGTCGTTTCGTCCTGGCGATGTTGTGCTTCCGTCGGGATTGACGAGTGGTAAGCAGGGTGCCGAGGTGCGGAGCGTGCTGCGCAGACTTCGGGATGTCATGATTCGGGGATTATCTGTGGATGGTGAGGCGGCGTATAGACTCACGCCAAACGTGGAGCTATTCTGTGTTGCAAAGGCTATTTTTACGAGTGAGAAGCTGTTTGAGGTGCGAGAAAGTGGGCAGGAAGTGCCGGTGACGGCGCTGACGGCTAGGATGAGGGTAAATTTTCTGCATCAGAAGATGCTATCTGAGAATACGGATACTTTACAGATTGTCATCTACGAGGATTTAGATGCTATCGCTAAGCGTATTTTTGGCGAACCTTCAGTTACTACCGCAGAGCAGAAAATGAGGTACCTTTTGGAACGAGCTGCAATACATACGCATCATGGCCTTGACTCGCAAGCAAGAGCGGATTTGGAGCATGCAGCGCGAGAAAATGGCTTTGAATTTGCGCTGACGGGGAGGTTGGGGAAGAGGACAAAATTTCAGGACCGGGATATAAGTCAATTGGTGGTGTTAGCGAAGAGCAGGCCTCTGGATACCGGTGCAACGTCCAGGGAAGAAAAACCTGGAAGTAGTGTGGCGCCCTCAGGGCCGAAGAATCTGGATTTGAATGATGATACCCTTTTAGAAGCCATCTCGTTTAAACGAGATGATGGAGATCAGAAGTCTGGGGAGAAAGCTATGACGGTCCAGGAAGAATCTGCATTACCGCAGTCCCTGGCGGAACTGGATCCATCTGAACAACCGAAATTGGACCCCCTTGATTCTATCGTCCTCCTTGCTCTTGCTTCAGCTATCACAAATACCAACCCAGAAGATGGTTTGACCAGAGAAGAAACTCTGCCGTACGCTACTCGTGTACTTGACGGTGGAAGTTCCAACTGGCAAGTCTACTCTCAGGCCTTGCTCGTTAGAAGCAGGATTGAAGGTTATAGATCCCGTACTGTGGAACGTGGAGTTCTCCAGTTACAAGCTCTCGTCGATCAAGTCATCGCCGATACCGCAAGTGATTCTATTACCACAGAGGAAGAGCAGGCCCATACCTTCCTTCCAAGGCCAGACGCTTCCGAATCAGCTCCTGCAAGTGAACGCTTAGAGTATATCTGGATGCTTAGTTTCGTGACGAGATGGGATCTGGAAGCGGAACTAGCAGCCAGGTGGGTCAACCTGGGAGGTTTAAGAACCGCTCTGGACATCTATGAACGATTACAAATGTGGGCGGAAGCAGCACTATGCTATGCAGCCACCGATAGAGAGGATAAGGCGAAGCTTATTGTTAGGAGACAGCTCTTTGAGCCGTCAACTCCCGGTGGCGAGAATGACGAAGATGAGAGGTTTGAAGGGCCGGAACGCTCTCCATTACCAGTGGATGCGCCGAGATTATTCTGCATCTTGGGTGATGTCAATAAAGACTATATCATGTTCGAACGGGCATGGGCGGTGtcaaagcagagatatgcCCGTGCCCAACGGGCGTTGGCGCGATATTACCTTGGCCAGAAACCACCAAAATATgaaaaagcagaagaagcaTACAAGCTCAGCTTGAAGATCAGTCGATTGAACCACGCGGCATGGTTCTCTCTCGGCTGCATTCAACTTGAATTAGAGAAGTGGCGGGATGCGGTGGCGTCGTTCACAAGGACGGTCCAACTTGAAGAATCAGATGCTGAGGCATGGAGTAACCTTGCTGCCGCACTGATGAATATTCCGCCTCCAGAACCCGCAAAACCAGCCCCAAAGGCGGCGGATGAGGAGGGAGAGCCAGAAACGGAGTCCATTGTAGATGAATACAAACCAAAACGAGACGCTCTCGCAGCCCTCCATCGCGCTGCTCGCTTTAAAGGCACTGACTACCGTATCTGGGAAAATATCCTCACCGTTGGTGCTTCAATCCCACCACCACAGACACCCTTCCGGGACGTAATTTCCGCACAGAAACGAATCATCGAACTCCATGGCTCTAAAGCTGGCGAAAAGTGTATTGATGTCCCCATCCTCACAGCCCTTATCAATACGCTCACAGCAGACTATAATTTTGACGACCCAGACTCCGCCATtgcgtcgtcgtcgtctGGGAATAAGAAAAAGCCCCGTCCCGGAACCTTCCCTGCTCTCATTTGCTCTCTCATCGATGACTCCGTGGTCCCTTTAATCACTCACTCCTCTGAGCTATGGCTCCTGGTCGCGAAATTGGAAAAATGGCGCGGAAGACCGTCTCGCGCACTCGCGGCACATGAGAAAGCATGGCGTGCGATGGTAGCGTCATGTACGAGTGCGGCGTTTCAGATGGGCGATGAGAAGAAGTGGATGGACATTGTGCGCTCAACGGAGACTCTAGTTAAGCAAGGATATGCGGCGCTGGGTGGGATGGATAAAGAAGCTGAGGATGGTGGAGAAGAGACCGGTGAGATGGTGGCGAAGGATTGGAGATTCAAGGCAAGAAGTGCGGTCAGAGGCATCTTGGGCAAGGGGAAGGAGATTTGGGAGGGCTCAGAGGGGTGGTTGAGGTTGAAAGGATTGGCAGAGGAGGTCGCTGGCTCTTGA
- a CDS encoding uncharacterized protein (EggNog:ENOG410Q5JM) — protein MSGYYGGPPPPPPGQQGYNQPPPGYGQEQYGQQPPYEQYGQYPQNPGAQGYYGQQQQQQQQPPPPQPYGAHPPPQQPGYDNRGQMYNAYPQQGGENTSYYSQPYPGGQQAPYGGGPPGPPGPTGGPEGEKGLGSTLLGGAAGGFAGHKLGGGTLGALGGAVLGAAGANLVGHAAKKHKKKKKDKHKHKHKHKRGGSSSSSSSSSSSSSSDSD, from the exons ATGTCTGGCTACTATGGTGgtccgccgccgccgccgccgggCCAGCAGGGATACAACCAACCGCCTCCCGGTTATGGCCAAGAGCAGTATGGCCAGCAGCCTCCATATGAGCAGTACGGCCAGTATCCGCAGAATCCGGGTGCTCAGGGATATTATggtcagcagcagcagcagcagcagcagccgccgccgccgcag CCGTACGGCGCCCATCCTCCCCCGCAACAGCCCGGCTACGACAACCGTGGCCAAATGTACAACGCGTATCCTCAGCAGGGAGGAGAAAATACGTCCTATTACAGCCAGCCGTATCCTGGAGGACAACAGGCGCCGTACGGTGGTGGCCCGCCTGGTCCTCCCGGCCCTACCGGTGGTCCCGAAGGTGAGAAGGGGTTAGGTTCCACGCTTCTCGGGGGTGCAGCCGGTGGGTTCGCCGGCCACAAGCTGGGTGGCGGAACACTGGGGGCTCTGGGCGGCGCAGTTTTGGGTGCTGCTGGTGCGAATCTCGTTGGGCATGCGGCCAAGAA gcacaaaaagaagaagaaggacaAGCATAAGCACAAGCACAAGCATAAGCGAGGAGGGAGCAGCTCTAGTAGCTCAAGCAGCTCAAGCAGCTCGAGCAGTGACAGTGACTAG
- a CDS encoding uncharacterized protein (EggNog:ENOG410PSIQ): MPYSILNSLLVKTIVKNGKNLDVKYATRTTAWARLLLAKNVQQDFVKAIEKADVPEGAANSNNKISENEHPSESDSKDHFTTVYEDDNGNHITTKHVYP; the protein is encoded by the exons ATGCCCTACAGTATCCTCAACTCGTTGCTCGTCAAGACTATTGTTAAAAATGGAAAGAATCTGGACGTGAAATATGCTACCCGGACGACTGCATGGGCTCGACTGCTTTTAGCAAAAAATGTACAGCAGGACTTTGTCAAAGCCATCGAGAAGGCGGATGTTCCCGAGGGAGCTGCCA ATAGTAACAACAAGATTAGCGAGAACGAGCACCCCAGTGAAAGTGATAGCAAGGATCACTTCACCACTGTTTACGAAGATGATAACGGAAATCACATCACTACCAAGCACGTTTATCCTTGA